GTCTTGGGATCTTCCGCGTTGATGCGGCATTCGATCGCATGGCCGGTGAAGCGGATATCTTCCTGGTTCACCGACAGCGGCTTGCCTTCGGCAACGCGGATCTGTTCGCGCACCAGATCAAGCCCGGTGATCATCTCCGTCACCGGATGCTCCACCTGCAGGCGGGTATTCATCTCGATGAAGTAGAATTCGCCATTTTCCCACAGGAACTCGATCGTGCCCGCGCCACGATAGCTCATGTCGGCCATCGCCTTGGCACAGATGCCACCGATGCGCTCGCGCTCCGCCTGCGACAGGATGGGCGAAGGCGCTTCCTCCAGCACCTTCTGGTGACGGCGCTGCAGCGAGCAGTCGCGCTCGCCCAGATGGATGGCATTGCCATTGCCGTCGCCAAACACCTGGATTTCGATGTGACGCGGGTTACCGAGATATTTCTCGATATAGACGGTGGCGTCGCCGAAGGCCGCCTTCGCTTCCGACCCCGCCTGCTGCATCAGCGTTTCGAGTTGGTCGGGCGAGGTGCAGACCTTCATGCCGCGACCGCCGCCGCCGGACGCCGCCTTGATGATCACCGGATAGCCGGCGGCTTCGGCGATGATCTTGGCTTCCGCGACATCGCTCACCGCGCCGTCGGAACCGGGAACCAGCGGCAGGCCGAGCGCGCCAGCGGTACGCTTCGCCTCGATCTTGTCGCCCATGGTGCGGATATGTTCGGGCTTGGGAC
The sequence above is drawn from the Sphingobium sp. AP49 genome and encodes:
- the accC gene encoding acetyl-CoA carboxylase biotin carboxylase subunit, with product MAIEKLLIANRGEIALRIHRACHEMGIKTVAVHSTADADAMHVRLADEAICIGPPAAKDSYLNIAAIISAAEISGADAIHPGYGFLSENAQFAEIVEAHGLAFVGPKPEHIRTMGDKIEAKRTAGALGLPLVPGSDGAVSDVAEAKIIAEAAGYPVIIKAASGGGGRGMKVCTSPDQLETLMQQAGSEAKAAFGDATVYIEKYLGNPRHIEIQVFGDGNGNAIHLGERDCSLQRRHQKVLEEAPSPILSQAERERIGGICAKAMADMSYRGAGTIEFLWENGEFYFIEMNTRLQVEHPVTEMITGLDLVREQIRVAEGKPLSVNQEDIRFTGHAIECRINAEDPKTFAPSPGTVTSYHVPGGMHVRVDSGLYQGYKVPPYYDSMIGKLIVYGRTREGAIMRLRRALEEYVIEGMKTTIPLHQALLKDPEFLNGDYTIKWLEEWLAREDAQ